Sequence from the Salvia miltiorrhiza cultivar Shanhuang (shh) unplaced genomic scaffold, IMPLAD_Smil_shh original_scaffold_180_2, whole genome shotgun sequence genome:
GAGTGCAGTATGATGCCATAGTTTGTAGCTCTTGTGATCCTACCAATTGGTTCGGGTAGCGTTAGGTTTCGTCTTAGGCCATCAATTCCGGCAGCCATTATGGCAGCAAGGCCTAGATGAGGATTTGCAATGCCATCGAATGGCTTAATCTCGAAATTGCTTACAGAGCCATCCGGGGTTCCCGGGGAACAAGCAGCTCTTAGCGGAGCTTCTTTATTTTCCATCCCCCAGCACAAGTATGCTCCGCTCCATGTATTTGGTTGTAAACGATCATAACTAGAGAACGATCAATAAATACAAAAAGTAATTAGTAAGTCATTTATGTTTTTCAtcacataataaaaaaaacaagaagCAAAGCTGCATTTTAAAATTGTTTACACCTCTTTCCCTGCCTTTGAATATGATATGATTTACCTATTTGGAACTGGAGCTATAAAGGCCAATATCGAAGGAAGATGATCCAATACTCCAGCCATGAACTCCTCCCCGACTTTGGATATTCCATATCTAGTTTCTTCACTGCGCCCCATGAATATGTTCTCTCCATTCTCGGACACACTGATGTGCACATGTGATCCAGAGCCAAAATCAGTGAGCGAGTACCTACAGTGAGAAGAATATGCACCTCATCAATAACTTATCCCTCTGATGATGCTAGAGATAAGGAAACTAACGAGGCAGGGAAGCCCAAGTCTTCTCCCATATGCATGCAATAAAATTCTCTTACTGCAAAGTAGTGAGAAGGTCAGTTTCTGTAACTTTcttcttttctattttctcaCTGTCTCTTTTTATGTGAAAAAAACTGAGCTCATGACATATTATTAGATGGAAGCTAACTTACAAGACAACATATccaaataatagaaataaatatagaaatttcTGTCTCTGAGTTTCTACATGCATCAGCAAGAACAGATAGTTTTGGTGGTGCACAACATAAATATTGGATCAAATGTAAAGATCTCAATTACTTATAACTTTGAAACATGCAGCATAGCCAAGTGATTTATCAAGATTCCACAAGTGAATAAAGGAAAGCAGCTTTAAGTAATATTGAAGCTTTAATATCTGGATACCTACTTAGGTACAAAAGTTGCCAACAATCCATGTTTTCTGGCCACAGCCCGAATAACTTCGCGTGCAAAAACTATATTATCAGCTGCATTTTCACAGTTTGTGTACTCGAATACAACTTCGAATTGGCCATTCCCAGCTTCTGCATGTACCTACAAGAATtcgaaaaacaaaatataattgaaCCCTAATtggttttttatttgaaataattagCTGGTGACAACCCAGCTAGTTCAGTTTAAGCATTGATACCAATGTTACAGATGTATAATAGTAAGAAATATTTATTAAGAACATCTCAACTTTTCTCACAGAAAAGTGCAATCGCAGACCATTCTTAACCCCCTCACCCTAACCCCACACAGAACCCctcaaaacaaaaaagaaacaagatGGGGTGGGTAGGGGAAGTTGAGTTATATGCCTTCCCGATAGCTAACATAATAAGATGAGTGCAATTATAAAACCTTGCAGAATATTTATATACCTGTTCCACTGCAATATTTAGGGACTGAAGACAAGCCATGATTTCACTAAGTAGAGGGAAAGCAGCATCTGCCGCAGCTGAGGAACAGTAAGGAGTTGCATCGATTGGCACCCATTTTCCTTCTCCATCCCTGCAAAGAGTTCATCACAAGTGGCAACTGAGTCATAATTCACACAAGCTATTTATATGAAGGAAATCAGACAGTCTCGTCACTTACACTTGTGCACTCCTTAACAAAAAGAACTCATTCTCAAATCCAGTATTCATTACCTGCACAACTAGCCATTTCACATAAGATTATAGAAAGATTTAAGAAAGATGTAAACAAAACAAGCCAAGCAATACCAAGTTAAAttcttttttcaaaatttttgaaaCTCTCCGCAGTGCATCTCTAGGACAATACTCCCATGGCGTGCCTGGTTTAAGGTACATGTCAGCCAGAACCATTTCCTGTTCTTTTCCCCTGTGACGTAGATAATGAATTAACGGAGAGACAATATTAGAAGCTCAAATATGTTTGTAATACAGAGTAGTGATCGCTAACTTATGAggcattaaataaattaaaaatggaaTATAGATGCTACAAACAATTCCAAATAAAACTATAAAAACTAATAAATTCCATATCAGAATCCTTTCCACGGTTCCACCCGACTCCAAACTGGCCACCTGTTTGTGATAGATGCTCATGTTGTGTATCCGTACTAATGAAGAATTTTTGTGAAGAAGTGtgaagagataaaaaaaaatcaggttTGCTAAAGCAGGGCAAAGAGTACCAAATGCTAATAGGGGGATTGTGGGAGAAATTCTAACAACACCAAAGTGGAGAACTTTCTCAACCAAAATTGCATATTGGCTGTCGTCTTGGCTATGTAGTGAATATCTAAACACGCAGAAAGCTCTCTTCATTTTACATGGTACTGAAGAGGAGTCCTGCTATTTATTGCATCCACCAGAATTAAACTGAAAGGAAAAAAAGATCTAATAGCTACATAGTGTGTCTTTCATgcattacttatttatttaataaggaTGCACGCGGCCACATTCTGCTATTACTCAACAAACTCACTTTCATTATTATGGACGTCCAACAAGAGGCAGAtgataaaaactaaaaaatgaaaaaaggaaaaggaaaaaaaaatctccacAACGGAAAGGATAATGCAATGCCTTTAGACAAAACCCTTACCAAGGAATTAGACTTTTGGTTGATAGATCTGGAATGAGTCTGATTTCACCCACTCCAGTTAGATTAGTTCCATCAGCAGGACCATCCATATGCGACGACATAGCCATGGATGCGCAGGTTAGTCCAACACCATTTTTTGTAACAATATCAAGAAAACGTTTTTGTGGAACCACCTGATCCAAGAAGCACTACTTAGAACAGAATGGTTGGCAACAAACAGAGACAACAACTGATCCAAGATAATCATTTGGCATTAAGACTGACAACAATGATAAGTAAAAGGTAACCAATGTCACAACTAGATAGTTTTCAAGTTTGACGGTAATGTCAGTAACAAGTGCGTGAAAGCCTTTATTCAGCTTTATCATGTCAGAAGATGTATTTAGAAGCAGGATAATTTTGATAGAATGATGAAAGAACTTTACGGTGAGAAACACCGTACTCAGAAACTTAAAGAAAGAGGCTTACACGGCATCTATGCTGTCCAGAAGCATCAACCCAAATAATGCGAACAAATGCGACATCCTGAGCAGAAGTATTAACACCGAGCTTCACAGAGAGGGGAGCAATGTCATTTGAATCAATAGATTTTGAAACAGTTGTAATCTTGTACAAGTTTCTCGCATTTTCAGAAAATATGTCATTAACAGCCTCAATGGATTCTGCAACTGAAAGGTCCTCATTGATGCATGCATCACGTAGAACAGCAAATATAACCTCACGGGCTTTCTTTGCACCTGTTAAAGCAGCAGTATCCAGTTTTAGTAATCGGATCTAGAGGATAAAATTCATAAATCAGCAATCATGGGAGCCTGTGAAAATTGTAGTTTGTTGCATGTTTAAAATGTCCTGATGTGATCAACTGATTCATACAAGAAAACATTATTGATTAAAATGAAGGTACATGGGATGAGGAATGTCAAATTCATTTATTCCATTGATATACTTGGAGGTATAAGACAATACTGCCCTGAAAAGAATTGACTTCATTGTCTCTTTTTGTGCTAAGTAGCTACGCACATAAAGCAATCTAAACAGATATACCATTTTTAGACTAGAGGATTTGGCTGCTTCGAAAGTGGATTCTCACAAACAATGTAGCTACTCAAGTGATGATTATAAAAATTGCATGACAAGGTTAAATAGTTTAATCACTCATTAAAGATAAATCATTTCCACTGGAAACAGAGATTAAGGTATTATAACATGAATTCCGATTCTCACTACATTAATTTCCATTCATCATTTGTATAATCAGTGTACAAATACCCGAATCCTCGGATCTGGACCTTATGCAACCAAGGATATTATACATACCTTGAGTCTAGACATTTTTGGTATGCAGAAATATTTTTCGAACCAGGGGTCATTATGGTTAATTGGAAAAGCCAAGCTGGAAGCAATTTAGATGATTGATACTTATTCGACAATTCGtaacttatatatatagtatGACATAGAACAACCAACCTAGGTAGTAGCTCTCTGGAAAACCACATGCATCAGTACTGAACATCACCTGCCAAttgcaatatatatttttccagTTAGTACAAAACTTATGTCCCTCagaaaattacataaaattcaaTATATTCTTTCATCGAGGTAGTAACACATCATAAAGTGAAACTTTAGACCATGATGTTCACCTTCTTTATTGGTGCTAGCTCTAGGAGTTCTTTCACCGAGGAGAGCATTCCATGAAAACTAAGTTTAGGCACTGCCAGCCCAAAGTCCAGGTAGACCTACAATTAAACATGTGAATAACAAGACAGGGATCAGGGATCCTAGTGAGAATACCTTTAGTCTAGAGTATACACGAGAACAACTCCTGGACCAAACCTGTGAGTACACAGAGGCCAAATATGATGCTTCTTTTGAAAAAGGGTATGAAGCATGCAACAGAACAATCCGACACTTGCTGAATCTATCGTCCTCAAGAAGACTACGAAGATGAAGGGGATTGGACAATCTTAAATCCAAATCTTTGTCGCCAAAACTACAGAAAGAAAAAGCACAGCTATTGTTACGTTGTTAACCCAATAAAAGTACAAATAAGATAACATTAGTGAATATTTTCTTTGATACTGAATTGAGAAGGATAACAAATTTTATTCCTGAAATTAGCTACCAGAATTCTCAGCACATGTCAGTTTGAAATCAATCCTCCCATCATGTGAAGGAAATTTGTCACATTACCCTGTATGTATTTGCAATGGCAAGTCAAAACATTGGGCAACCTCCAATGCACGGATGAAGATGTGATCaataaagtttttatttgtAACGCGGACAGGCTTTCCAGCTGAGACGAGACACTATCAGAATACTACAAAATGTGTGGCAATTCACTAAATCAATATATTCATATCATACCTCGTAAAACTTCATTAAGTCCCTCCTCGGCATCCTTTTCAGACACATTTGTGTTAATCTCAAGTCCGCTGCGATATGCAGCTATACTTTTAAAGCCCACAATTTTATCAGCATTTGTAATAATTGATAAGGAAATCAACagcaaataaacataaaatatattccGGGATGTATTTAAGCACacttagagggataaaaaggaTATGACTTCAAATTATCCACGAAATTTTTCGTAAATGTGTCCAATGTCCATGGTGCTCCACCTGGACTTCCCTAAAGCCCATGGGAAATACAAGTAATAGATAAGGACTTCATATAATAAACAATGAATCCATGTGATGCCAAGAATATCAAAGAGAGAGGCAAAAACGGTGGGTCAATAATACCACTGCATAATGACTGAAAATTAGTTTCCTTACATAAATTATCctgaaacaaattaattaaatatagaaCATATATTAATATTCATACGACAGAGGTATACAAATTTATTCATGGAATTAACACAATAAGAAACAACTCGAAATAGTATATCTCACCTCATCAAGAATCTTCTCAGCCACATGTTCTATTCTCAATATTCTTCCAACATATGGGAAAAATTTCTTGTGCCACTCAATATTGTGCATTTTGTCCAACTCAAGTCCATCATCAATTAACACGGCTGAGATTCGAGCAGCTCCAAGGCACTTTGAAGTCACCAATTCCAATCCACAGTTGGACCGATATTCTTGAACAACGTCCAATGATGAGTTGGAGCCATAAAGTTTAGCAAGTTCTTTCAAGCTTCTCTGATagtataaacaaaaaaaatgtgtttaaaaaaaaaaaaaaaaaaaaaaagaacagacTACTGCAAGTTGGTATTGGAAAACTTAAAATGAAGTAGCAATTGAGAAATTTTTATTAGAATCTATCAAACTAACATGActgaattttcttttttatttatttattttcacgtACAACAATTAAATGTCTAAAGTGCACGAATTTGAGATATGACCAAAAACTAAGAGTTGCCTATAATTTTTTCCACAAGAAACctcaaatttatattattgcGGTACTGATTAAACCACGAAAATGTGCCTCTGCCTGTTGTTGGTCCAATAAAGGCAATTGGAAACATAAACCTTCCAAGAAAATCTGTAGACCCCATGTGGCATAACAGATTTCCCCTTGCCATGAGCACAAATATATTTAGGGTGATTACCCGGCTTATAGCAGTTAGTATAAATGCAATGTCTGTTATTGTAGCACACATTCGGTTTTTATTATAAATCTAACAGCTACATCAGGTGTTGCATTTGCACCACATTTATCCCCGGAATAATAGAATCATAATTTAGTAAACAATAAATGCCATGCGCGCAACCTCAACCAAATCAACAACGCATCCattcataaatttattttttatgagaaatCAAAATATGCGGCTTTCAGCCACAGTTACTTCCtccattttttgtttttttgctaTATTCTACTTAAACGCGCCAAAGAATAATATGCAAAGGAAACTCAATTTCGACTCATCTTCTTCAGTTAAATAGTCATATTAGCTAAGTTTAAGCAAATTTCATGTAAACTTAGTTATATATCACCTTGAAATTAATGGTGTGAGGTACAGAGGATAGGGCGTCGCCGGTGGCCTCGGAAAAGCAGGAGATGAAAGGAAAGGTGGAATCCAACGCCACAATGTTGTGCGCGTGCGCATCCACCAGCTCCGCCGTCTCCACCGCTGTCTTCAACACCGCATATCTATCCattatctctttctctctctctcttgatttCAGTGGGTGTGTCGGTTTTCAACGCGCGGCAAATTCTATGTAGTCACTACTCAGTAGTCATAACGTAGATGTGCCGgcattttaaaaaagaaatcaaatgTGGTGGCGACTTTAGTCAAACCTCATTTATAATATTTAGTGGCAATTAGTTCCTACTTGTCTACAGACCAAATCTATAATTCTATTCATGAGTGTTTACTTTTAACTTTTAAGTATGcttgtataaaaaaaataatataaattagtaatttattgtttattaaaatgtattgaaattttatagtttaagctaattttacttgattcataGCTCATTAAAAGAGTTGAATTACACATATttcaataataaggataaaaatatcCAATCATGTATTGATGATttcattcaattaaattaattttatttgatttatatcTCACTAAAATAATGAGATTGAATATATCTTAGTAacgaggataaaaatactcgattatgtattgataatttcagttatttaaatttattttacataatttatatcttattgaaaagataatattgaaaatatcattataaataataaagataaaaatatttaataattaaaaatatgtgCTACTTTAATATCAAATTGATAAATGCTTTCTTGTGAATAAATATTTCTCAAAATGGCACAATAAACTAAAATATCAAATAGGATAATCAATCCAAAATGTTAGCATTCAAAACTGAGTAAATGCTTTTCATGTGTCAAATTCGAACACGGGAAATCTTTTTATTATAAGGGTGCCCCCCACTTTTATTTTCCTGACAGTCATTAATTCAAGGAATGGGTACACCGTGCCCGGGGTCCCGGTCCTTCAATTATGTTAGGATGGAATCAAATGACTTAGAGCATCTGCAATGGGGACTCAGAGTTCATGGGGGTTTGGAATTGGGCTCGAGCCTCCCAATTCGCGAGGTCCCCCCATTGTCGCGCCCAAGGCTCGCAAGCCTCCTCCGCTGCAGCGCTCCGAGCTCAACTGTTGAAATGGTTGGGCGCGTGCTGTGCACCCTCCCATTGCCGAACCCCCTCTTTATAAATTTAAGAGCCAAGGTTGGCTCTCCCGACTCTCATAGTGGAGGTAGGCTCTTAAATGATGGGGACCATATGTAAGAGCTCACCTTTAGCTCTCCAATGTTAATGCTCTTATAAATATTAGTACCTTCGTCTTATTGCGAGATGGTGTTGGGTTGGTCGAGAGGGGGGTGGGGCTGGTGAAAGAGGCGGTGATGCGGTGTTGTAGCAGCGACATAGAGGATGGTAGTGGAGCTGAGGATGGCAGTGGAAGAGAGGTTGCTGGCAGAAGTTTggttttataaaaataaataaatttgatttaaaatagatttaaaatgaAGTCAAATAAAGTTGACCACATTAAGTAGGATCTAAATACATATCAAATTTATATGTTTGTGGGTCAACTCTCTTTCATCTCTAATTTAACTTTCCTGAATATATGTGtcgaattattattttttttttttgttgacaaatcaatagaattaaaataaaataaaacgattttaaaatttaaaccATTTAAACCTCAAAAATATTaacaataaacaaaagcgtTTTTCCCTCGTTAAATCTTCTAATACCAGACAAAAATTTGCACACTAAAAGAGTGAAAATGCAATTTGCTTTAACCTGGAATTGGACTCAAGTTTCTTGCTTTGGTTATTTGTTTaatactagtgtattacccgtcgaaattcgacgggtacatattttttgtaatttatatattttatgttatttttatgataattatataaaataatttttatgtaaattatttatataattaattaaattaaattaaattagtaatacattttaaattatattaatctcaacaacttttagcaattaaattattaattttgttgagatcataaaaatacccattagttttcatatgaaattttataaaaagttaacgcgtaagaaaaaaaaaaagagtagaaatacatataaatttgacataggtatgatggcggattgatttgttgcatttgttgttacaagatttattaattttgttcaatttttatttttatttttgccttttgaccataattttatatggagtttgaaaaatcataattgaattgtgagtatcatataattccgaacttctaaaagcataactaattatgaaaataatctcgcctgatatttaaaagaccataactgatttatcgaacatcgtatcatttggagttttaagaccaaccaagttgtgggcatcatctcgtcgcaaacttgccagatcatctctaacttctgagcattatcttgtctgaaacttgaaagagaatcatctcgtctaaaacttgaaagagcatcatctcgtctggagttttgagcatcatctcatctagagtttgagagagcatcatcaaatatgaaattatattcaaccttgactccaattgtcaactatctaacaaacataagtctaacaatttagatattttatttatatatgtaattttattagttcaaactctagagaaaggaaagagaagagatcttaaagcagtaaaagagagagtgtgtgctttatttcatcatcgtaggtatttataggcattacagtcggggtaaagtagtaaattcgtttggtcatctattccgcatgctcgccattaaactaattaagactattattagattataacttgtcaggtcgttatctcctaattacagagctggattctgtcctcatcatcccgctctgtctagtagctctggatttccttccttggggcagacttttactctttggctccgctctgctaaatagctccgccttctggcgatttgtctctggcgtgtggctccgcgctctggctccaatagcttagctctgactctggatctggcgatttggctctggctctgactctaacgacttagctctgactctggatctgacgacttggctctggctctaactttaatgacttagctctggcatctctgctctggcagctctgctttggcaacttggctctggccctctggaagctctggctctggcagctttgctctggaagctctgctctggcaactctgctctggcagctctgctctggaagctttgctctggcatctctgctctggttagctctggctctagcatctctgctctggctagctctggctctggcatctctgctctggcagctcaacTCAGCGGTGACTCGGCAGCGGACGAACCGCAAGTTCAGCGGCGACTATTTCGCCTGAGTTTAGAAGAAGGAACGAcaacgggttataggaaaaagaaatcttagggatcttgtattaattgcttcgaatgaagaattctcatgggtttaagaagtggaaacagaatcgaactaattaaggaatggaagagggagtcagagatgaggcggagcaacaCCGTCCTTAGGACGGCGACGACgcctgaatttagagggagagagaggcgggcagtttaagggggggaattagggctcaatttAATTCAGAGAAGaggattgagagaagagagagacagtgaagggggagacgatGCCGATCTGATTcagggacggcggc
This genomic interval carries:
- the LOC131003219 gene encoding protein fluG; this encodes MDRYAVLKTAVETAELVDAHAHNIVALDSTFPFISCFSEATGDALSSVPHTINFKRSLKELAKLYGSNSSLDVVQEYRSNCGLELVTSKCLGAARISAVLIDDGLELDKMHNIEWHKKFFPYVGRILRIEHVAEKILDEGSPGGAPWTLDTFTKNFVDNLKSNADKIVGFKSIAAYRSGLEINTNVSEKDAEEGLNEVLRAGKPVRVTNKNFIDHIFIRALEVAQCFDLPLQIHTGFGDKDLDLRLSNPLHLRSLLEDDRFSKCRIVLLHASYPFSKEASYLASVYSQVYLDFGLAVPKLSFHGMLSSVKELLELAPIKKVMFSTDACGFPESYYLGAKKAREVIFAVLRDACINEDLSVAESIEAVNDIFSENARNLYKITTVSKSIDSNDIAPLSVKLGVNTSAQDVAFVRIIWVDASGQHRCRVVPQKRFLDIVTKNGVGLTCASMAMSSHMDGPADGTNLTGVGEIRLIPDLSTKSLIPWGKEQEMVLADMYLKPGTPWEYCPRDALRRVSKILKKEFNLVMNTGFENEFFLLRSAQVDGEGKWVPIDATPYCSSAAADAAFPLLSEIMACLQSLNIAVEQVHAEAGNGQFEVVFEYTNCENAADNIVFAREVIRAVARKHGLLATFVPKYSLTDFGSGSHVHISVSENGENIFMGRSEETRYGISKVGEEFMAGVLDHLPSILAFIAPVPNSYDRLQPNTWSGAYLCWGMENKEAPLRAACSPGTPDGSVSNFEIKPFDGIANPHLGLAAIMAAGIDGLRRNLTLPEPIDDNPDNVKDKVARLPKSLAESVEALEKDTVLRDFIGEKLLVAIIGVRKAEVKYYSENQDAWKNLIHKY